A window from Micromonospora terminaliae encodes these proteins:
- a CDS encoding NADP-dependent oxidoreductase, protein MQAVTLDRDGAAPAARDDLARPSPGPDEVLVRVRASSINGFDVKAAAGAMRGAMDYRYPVVLGKDFAGEVEAIGGTSEFRVGDPVFGVLMRSYLGDGTWAEYVTVGGADGIARVPDGVELATAGVLGLAGATALDTLDALDVRPGDTVLVAGATGGVGALAVQYARLAGARVVATARPGPATDFVRDLGAAEVVDYTGDLTGQVRALAPDGVSRIVHLAGDGAPLAGLLAAGGRLASTIGFGPDQHPAAVSILAKPDRTDLDRLADDVQAGRVRVPVEHRYELDEVPRALTEFRGTLGKLAVSLP, encoded by the coding sequence ATGCAGGCGGTCACTCTCGACCGGGACGGTGCGGCGCCGGCCGCCCGGGACGACCTGGCCCGGCCCAGTCCCGGCCCGGACGAGGTGCTGGTCCGGGTACGGGCGTCCTCGATCAACGGCTTCGACGTCAAGGCGGCGGCCGGGGCGATGCGCGGGGCGATGGACTACCGGTACCCGGTGGTGCTCGGCAAGGACTTCGCCGGCGAGGTCGAGGCGATCGGCGGCACCAGCGAGTTCCGGGTCGGCGACCCGGTGTTCGGGGTGCTCATGCGCTCCTACCTGGGCGACGGCACGTGGGCCGAGTACGTGACCGTGGGCGGCGCCGACGGGATCGCCCGCGTCCCGGACGGTGTCGAACTGGCCACGGCCGGGGTGCTCGGGCTGGCCGGCGCCACCGCGCTCGACACACTCGACGCGCTGGACGTCCGTCCCGGCGACACGGTGCTGGTGGCCGGGGCGACCGGCGGGGTCGGCGCGCTGGCCGTGCAGTACGCCCGGCTCGCGGGGGCCCGGGTCGTCGCCACCGCCCGCCCCGGCCCCGCCACCGACTTCGTGCGGGACCTGGGCGCCGCCGAAGTGGTCGACTACACCGGCGACCTGACCGGGCAGGTGCGCGCGCTCGCCCCGGACGGCGTCTCGCGCATCGTGCACCTGGCCGGCGACGGCGCGCCGCTGGCGGGGCTGCTTGCGGCCGGCGGACGGCTGGCGTCGACCATCGGCTTCGGGCCCGACCAGCACCCGGCGGCCGTGTCGATCCTCGCCAAGCCGGACCGGACCGACCTCGACCGGCTCGCCGACGACGTGCAGGCCGGTCGCGTCCGGGTGCCGGTCGAACACCGCTACGAGCTGGACGAGGTGCCCCGGGCGCTCACCGAGTTCCGCGGCACGCTGGGGAAACTCGCGGTCAGTCTGCCCTGA
- a CDS encoding DUF2267 domain-containing protein, with the protein MDQDEFIGSVAKRCGMSPEQAAAVTRATLTTLAERIDGGEARDLADRLPEALRAYAFGGSETGERFGLDVFVARVSGRADIDVERARDGVTAVFDVLRDAVDPAGYAEAVAQLPAEYGDVVDQTAPFVQRSR; encoded by the coding sequence GTGGACCAGGACGAGTTCATCGGCTCGGTGGCGAAACGCTGCGGCATGTCGCCGGAGCAGGCCGCGGCCGTCACGCGCGCCACGTTGACCACACTGGCGGAACGGATCGACGGCGGGGAGGCCCGGGACCTGGCCGACCGGCTCCCCGAGGCACTGCGGGCGTACGCCTTCGGCGGCAGCGAGACCGGCGAGCGCTTCGGGCTCGACGTCTTCGTGGCCCGGGTCAGCGGGCGCGCCGACATCGACGTGGAGCGGGCCCGCGACGGCGTGACGGCCGTGTTCGACGTGCTCCGCGACGCCGTGGACCCGGCCGGTTACGCGGAAGCGGTCGCCCAGCTCCCGGCGGAGTACGGCGACGTGGTCGACCAGACCGCGCCGTTCGTCCAGCGCAGTCGGTGA
- a CDS encoding response regulator, translated as MIRVLLVDDQHLIRAGLRMLCDAQPDLEVVGEADNGREAVTLAARLLPDVVVMDLRMPGVDGITATSRILAERPATRVLVLTTFGDDDHLYPALTAGACGFLLKDAPPADLLDGVRRAAAGDSPFSPEVLRRLVQRAVQARVEAPRPVDGLTARERDVLDLVAEGLSNTEIADRLHIGVTTVKTHITSLMTKTASPNRVRLALWARGA; from the coding sequence GTGATCCGCGTCCTGCTGGTCGACGACCAGCACCTCATCCGCGCCGGCCTGCGCATGCTCTGCGACGCCCAGCCCGACCTGGAGGTGGTCGGCGAGGCCGACAACGGCCGGGAGGCGGTCACCCTGGCCGCGCGGCTGCTGCCGGACGTGGTCGTGATGGACCTGCGGATGCCCGGCGTCGACGGCATCACCGCGACCAGCCGGATCCTCGCCGAGCGCCCCGCGACCCGGGTGCTGGTGCTCACCACGTTCGGCGACGACGACCATCTCTACCCCGCCCTCACCGCCGGCGCCTGCGGGTTCCTGCTCAAGGACGCACCCCCCGCCGACCTGCTCGACGGCGTACGCCGGGCGGCCGCCGGGGACAGCCCGTTCAGCCCGGAGGTGCTGCGGCGGCTGGTCCAGCGGGCCGTGCAGGCGCGCGTCGAGGCGCCCCGGCCGGTGGACGGCCTGACCGCGCGCGAGCGGGACGTGCTGGATCTAGTGGCCGAGGGCCTGTCCAACACCGAGATCGCCGACCGGCTGCACATCGGCGTCACCACGGTCAAGACCCACATCACCAGCCTCATGACCAAGACCGCCAGCCCCAACCGGGTACGCCTGGCCCTGTGGGCGCGCGGCGCCTGA
- the dinB gene encoding DNA polymerase IV, with product MSSEATILHADLDAFYASVEQRDDPRLRGRPVIVGGGVVLAASYEAKARGVRSAMGGRLARRLCPDAVVVPPRMAAYTAASRAVFEIFRRTTPLVEGLSIDEAFLDVGGLRRLVGPPAGIAAELRREVRRQVGLPITVGVARTKFLAKVASGVAKPDGLLVVAPEGELAFLHPLPVERLWGVGPVTAAKLRERGIRTVGQVARLDEPTLVSLLGAGAGRHLHALARNRDPRAVQVGKRRSSMGAQHALGREPHSPAELDAVLAGLVDRVTGRMRAARRTGRTVTLRLRFADYTRATRAHTLEKPTAQTGPLRAAARALLRAALPEIETRGVTLIGVAVGNLDGGHVQLTLPFTPDPGPALDAAVDAVRDRFGSRALTRGVLLGRDPGVEMPMLPD from the coding sequence GTGTCGAGCGAGGCCACCATCCTGCACGCCGACCTGGACGCGTTCTACGCCTCGGTCGAGCAGCGCGACGACCCCCGGCTGCGCGGGCGGCCGGTGATCGTCGGCGGCGGCGTGGTCCTCGCCGCCAGCTACGAGGCCAAGGCGCGCGGGGTGCGCAGCGCCATGGGCGGCCGCCTGGCCCGGCGCCTCTGCCCCGACGCCGTCGTGGTGCCACCCCGGATGGCGGCCTACACGGCGGCCAGCCGGGCGGTGTTCGAGATCTTCCGGCGGACCACCCCGCTGGTCGAGGGGCTCAGCATCGACGAGGCCTTCCTCGACGTGGGCGGGCTGCGCCGGCTCGTGGGCCCGCCCGCCGGGATCGCGGCCGAGCTGCGCCGGGAGGTGCGCCGGCAGGTCGGCCTGCCGATCACCGTGGGGGTGGCCCGGACGAAGTTCCTCGCCAAGGTGGCCAGCGGCGTGGCGAAGCCGGACGGCCTGCTGGTCGTCGCCCCCGAGGGCGAGCTGGCCTTCCTGCACCCGCTGCCCGTGGAGCGGCTCTGGGGCGTCGGCCCGGTCACCGCCGCCAAGCTGCGCGAGCGGGGCATCCGGACGGTCGGGCAGGTGGCCCGCCTCGACGAGCCGACCCTGGTGTCGCTGCTCGGCGCGGGCGCCGGCCGCCACCTGCACGCCCTCGCCCGCAACCGCGACCCGCGCGCCGTGCAGGTCGGCAAGCGCCGCTCCTCCATGGGCGCCCAGCACGCGCTGGGCCGCGAGCCGCACTCCCCCGCGGAACTGGACGCCGTCCTGGCCGGGCTGGTCGACCGGGTGACCGGGCGGATGCGGGCGGCCCGGCGCACCGGCCGCACGGTGACCCTGCGGCTGCGCTTCGCCGACTACACGCGGGCCACCCGGGCGCACACCCTGGAGAAGCCGACCGCGCAGACCGGGCCGCTGCGGGCCGCCGCCCGGGCGCTGTTGCGCGCGGCGCTGCCGGAGATCGAGACCCGCGGCGTCACCCTCATCGGCGTGGCCGTCGGCAACCTGGACGGCGGGCACGTGCAGCTCACCCTGCCCTTCACCCCCGATCCGGGGCCGGCGCTGGACGCCGCCGTGGACGCGGTACGGGACCGGTTCGGGTCGCGGGCGCTGACCCGCGGGGTCCTGCTCGGCCGCGACCCCGGCGTCGAGATGCCGATGCTGCCCGACTGA
- a CDS encoding diacylglycerol/lipid kinase family protein has protein sequence MRTKQELGAAIRERRRAALVVNAHSRRGRRLYETVHSRLRAAGFTLLGAYPVDRPGELDRVLAEAAGLGPDLLVAGGGDGTIGAAARLLAHRDMALGLLPLGTTNNFARTVGVPLDLDAAVALLTDGKVIDVDLGLIGDTRFTNHVGIGLSADIMLTAPPRLKRVVGRLAYPLTALGLLARHRPLRVTVRAEGREHGFATHQVYVANGGFHAGRPITADANADDRLLVAYPVGGPSRRGLLRETARNAAAGYRRTLGDEPFLAVRQLWLETDRPARIEVDGEPYGETPVRIGLDPNALRLMAAADSPDR, from the coding sequence GTGCGGACCAAGCAGGAGCTGGGGGCGGCGATCCGGGAACGGCGACGGGCGGCCCTGGTCGTCAACGCGCACTCCCGACGGGGCCGCCGGCTCTACGAGACCGTCCACTCCCGACTGCGCGCGGCGGGCTTCACCCTGCTCGGCGCGTACCCGGTCGACCGGCCCGGCGAGCTGGACCGGGTGCTCGCCGAGGCCGCCGGCCTCGGCCCGGACCTGCTGGTCGCCGGGGGCGGCGACGGCACCATCGGCGCGGCCGCCCGGCTGCTCGCCCACCGGGACATGGCGCTGGGCCTGCTGCCGCTGGGCACCACGAACAACTTCGCCCGCACCGTCGGCGTCCCGCTCGACCTCGACGCCGCCGTCGCGCTGCTCACCGACGGCAAGGTGATCGACGTCGACCTGGGGCTGATCGGCGACACCCGGTTCACCAACCACGTCGGGATCGGGCTGTCGGCCGACATCATGCTGACCGCGCCGCCCCGGCTGAAGCGGGTGGTCGGCCGGCTCGCGTACCCGCTGACCGCGCTGGGGCTGCTGGCCCGGCACCGGCCGCTGCGGGTCACCGTGCGCGCCGAGGGGCGGGAGCACGGCTTCGCCACCCACCAGGTGTACGTGGCCAACGGCGGCTTCCACGCCGGCCGGCCGATCACCGCGGACGCCAACGCCGACGACCGGCTGCTGGTCGCGTACCCCGTGGGTGGGCCGTCCCGGCGCGGCCTGCTGCGCGAGACGGCGCGCAACGCGGCGGCCGGGTACCGCCGCACCCTCGGCGACGAGCCGTTCCTGGCGGTCCGCCAGCTCTGGCTGGAGACGGACCGGCCCGCGCGGATCGAGGTCGACGGCGAGCCCTACGGCGAGACGCCGGTGCGGATCGGGCTGGACCCGAACGCGCTGCGCCTGATGGCCGCGGCGGACAGCCCGGACCGCTGA
- a CDS encoding dienelactone hydrolase family protein, with amino-acid sequence MQTTTVDVPTADGVADALLARPDGDGPFPAVLVFMDAFGLRPRMAEMAATIAARGYVVLVPNLFHRFGRAPLVDLSGLGDENRRGEVFAKVSPMIGSLTPDVIARDTAAYLDFLAAQPGTAPGPAAITGYCMGGTNALRAIEAHPDRLAAAAAFHAGRVVTDAPDSPHLGVGAVTGELYFGHADNDPSMTAEQIVTLEKALDAAGVTYRSEVYPGARHGYTQADTPMYDEKATERHWAALFDLLDRTFPR; translated from the coding sequence GTGCAGACGACGACCGTGGACGTGCCGACCGCCGACGGGGTGGCCGACGCCCTTCTCGCCCGGCCCGACGGGGACGGTCCCTTCCCGGCGGTCCTGGTCTTCATGGACGCGTTCGGCCTCCGGCCCAGGATGGCCGAGATGGCCGCGACGATCGCCGCCCGCGGGTACGTCGTGCTGGTGCCGAACCTGTTCCACCGCTTCGGCCGCGCTCCGCTGGTCGACCTCTCCGGCCTGGGCGACGAGAATCGGCGCGGCGAGGTGTTCGCGAAGGTCTCGCCGATGATCGGCTCGCTGACCCCGGACGTCATCGCCCGGGACACCGCCGCCTACCTGGACTTCCTCGCCGCGCAGCCCGGCACCGCCCCCGGTCCCGCGGCGATCACCGGCTACTGCATGGGCGGCACCAACGCCCTCCGGGCCATCGAGGCGCACCCGGACCGGCTCGCGGCGGCGGCCGCCTTCCACGCCGGGCGGGTGGTCACCGACGCCCCGGACAGCCCGCACCTGGGCGTCGGCGCGGTCACCGGCGAGCTGTACTTCGGCCACGCCGACAACGACCCGTCGATGACCGCCGAGCAGATCGTCACGCTGGAGAAGGCGCTCGACGCGGCCGGTGTCACCTACCGCTCGGAGGTCTATCCCGGGGCCCGCCACGGCTACACCCAGGCCGACACCCCCATGTACGACGAGAAGGCCACCGAGCGGCACTGGGCCGCCCTGTTCGACCTGCTCGACCGCACCTTCCCGCGCTGA
- a CDS encoding FUSC family protein yields MADERPDTVRSPLDRAAERTGRELTELRAEGSAAGRLRLRQLEVTIVIAVQAGLAAALAALLAQRLLGPGAHVFAPAAAVGTIATAIGQRARRTFELLVGVGLGIVVGDVLRDLLGSGAWQTGLVVTLAIATALLVAGRGGALVGQAGGTAVLIATLAPVQPGLELPRIFDALVGGLVGLLVVALLLPINPLRVLDRATEPIVTGLTTELDAVAAALTNRDADAAVAALERMRGLDADVGRLNDALSGAEEVVTLAPVFWHRRARFHRYATAARHLERVILYARSVARRSATALQYGEPIPPTLADAVTRLSEAVRVMRRECRQGEGDPTDTRRLIRESAELAGRAWAQGVRSFGDGVITDLRTADSEVLRATGCDPDDANRMVRTAAGAGEAELRPPLRAHMSRPIGRTPRARRWTRLARRARARPDAFRPPTRTPRPS; encoded by the coding sequence ATGGCCGACGAGCGCCCCGACACCGTCCGCTCGCCGCTGGACCGGGCCGCCGAGCGGACCGGACGGGAGCTGACCGAGCTGCGCGCCGAGGGGTCCGCCGCCGGCCGGCTGCGGCTGCGCCAGCTCGAGGTCACCATCGTGATCGCGGTCCAGGCCGGGCTCGCGGCGGCGCTCGCCGCGCTGCTCGCCCAGCGCCTGCTCGGGCCCGGCGCGCACGTCTTCGCGCCCGCCGCCGCGGTCGGCACCATCGCCACCGCCATCGGCCAACGGGCCCGGCGCACCTTCGAACTGCTGGTCGGGGTGGGGCTCGGCATCGTGGTCGGCGACGTGCTGCGCGACCTGCTCGGCTCCGGGGCGTGGCAGACCGGCCTGGTGGTCACCCTGGCCATCGCGACCGCGCTGCTCGTCGCCGGGCGCGGTGGCGCCCTGGTCGGGCAGGCCGGCGGTACGGCGGTGCTGATCGCCACCCTCGCCCCCGTCCAACCGGGCCTGGAGCTGCCCCGGATCTTCGACGCGCTGGTCGGCGGCCTGGTCGGCCTCCTCGTGGTGGCGCTGCTGCTGCCGATCAACCCGCTGCGCGTGCTGGACCGGGCGACCGAGCCGATCGTCACCGGGCTCACCACCGAACTCGACGCCGTCGCCGCGGCGCTGACCAACCGGGACGCCGACGCGGCGGTCGCCGCCCTGGAGCGGATGCGGGGACTCGACGCCGACGTGGGGCGGCTCAACGACGCGCTCAGCGGGGCCGAGGAGGTGGTCACCCTCGCGCCGGTCTTCTGGCACCGGCGTGCCCGGTTCCACCGGTACGCGACGGCCGCGCGGCACCTGGAGCGGGTGATCCTCTACGCCCGCTCGGTGGCCCGCCGCTCCGCCACCGCCCTCCAGTACGGCGAACCGATCCCGCCGACCCTGGCGGACGCCGTGACCCGCCTCAGCGAGGCCGTCCGTGTCATGCGCCGCGAGTGCCGCCAGGGCGAGGGGGACCCGACGGACACCCGCCGGCTGATCCGGGAGAGCGCCGAACTGGCCGGCCGGGCGTGGGCCCAGGGGGTCCGCTCCTTCGGCGACGGCGTGATCACCGACCTGCGCACGGCCGACAGCGAGGTGCTGCGGGCCACGGGATGCGACCCGGACGACGCCAACCGGATGGTGCGCACGGCCGCCGGCGCGGGGGAGGCCGAACTGCGCCCGCCGCTGCGGGCACACATGTCGCGGCCGATCGGCCGCACCCCGCGGGCCCGGCGGTGGACCCGGCTGGCCCGGCGCGCCCGGGCCCGCCCCGACGCGTTCCGTCCGCCGACGCGCACGCCCCGCCCGAGTTGA
- a CDS encoding VOC family protein → MSRFRTPQVILFSEDVPRAAAFYTGLGFTETFRVPAEGTPIHVDLTLDGYRIGIASVASTRDDHGLDPVPSGQRAAVVLWTDDTAAAYARLTDAGAPALAAPHVWLDRLLIAWTADPDGNPIQLVQPLPADAT, encoded by the coding sequence GTGTCGAGGTTCCGCACCCCGCAGGTGATCCTGTTCAGCGAGGACGTGCCCCGGGCCGCCGCCTTCTACACCGGGCTGGGCTTCACCGAGACGTTCCGGGTGCCCGCCGAGGGCACGCCCATCCACGTCGACCTGACGCTGGACGGCTACCGGATCGGCATCGCCTCGGTGGCGTCCACCCGGGACGACCACGGGCTCGACCCGGTGCCGAGCGGGCAGCGGGCCGCCGTGGTGCTCTGGACCGACGACACCGCGGCCGCGTACGCGAGGCTGACCGACGCGGGCGCGCCGGCGCTCGCCGCCCCGCACGTCTGGCTGGACCGGCTGCTCATCGCCTGGACGGCCGACCCCGACGGCAACCCGATCCAACTCGTCCAGCCCCTGCCCGCCGACGCCACGTAG
- a CDS encoding sensor histidine kinase — MGWVGRLFDPRDTLARMLLLDFSGLGYLIFGAQGHHVPTGTQWALALAAFAVALLCHRRPLVNLAAQAALLAVAFPLVDDTTINQVGASWALLELTMWAGRARTIWLAAGLLAAVDLTDSIGDPVPRVLSGVFGLTVEVGLPLLLGLVIRTTRELARQAEERAAAEQRRRESESRAARADERTAIARELHDVVAHHVASMVLRVGVARHVLPDLDPRVSEVFDDVHGTGTAALTDLRRLVAVLRDPDGVRDAALTAIEPSAVPAALDAAVDRARQAGVTVEADVDPAVGSLDAVRGQAVLRLTQEALTNVAKHAGTTARARLTVAVVDGSVHWEVSDDGRDAAPAAVPAGGGHGLTGMRERVEVLGGRLEAGPTGAGWRVRTVLPAGSPAPPGSPARPAEPAAPRPRPAGPHTPEPA; from the coding sequence GTGGGCTGGGTGGGACGCCTCTTCGACCCGCGGGACACGCTCGCGCGGATGCTGCTGCTGGACTTCAGCGGCCTCGGTTACCTGATCTTCGGCGCCCAGGGCCACCATGTCCCGACGGGCACCCAGTGGGCGCTGGCCCTGGCCGCGTTCGCCGTCGCGTTGCTGTGCCACCGCCGGCCGCTGGTGAACCTCGCGGCGCAGGCCGCCCTGCTGGCGGTCGCCTTTCCGCTGGTGGACGACACGACGATCAACCAGGTCGGCGCCAGCTGGGCGCTGCTGGAGCTGACGATGTGGGCGGGGCGGGCCCGCACCATCTGGCTGGCCGCCGGGCTGCTGGCCGCGGTCGACCTGACCGACTCCATCGGGGACCCGGTCCCGCGGGTGCTGTCCGGCGTCTTCGGGCTGACCGTGGAGGTGGGCCTGCCGCTGCTGCTCGGCCTGGTCATCCGCACCACCCGGGAGCTGGCCCGGCAGGCCGAGGAGCGGGCCGCCGCGGAGCAGCGCCGGCGGGAGTCCGAGAGCCGCGCGGCCCGCGCCGACGAGCGCACCGCCATCGCCCGGGAGTTGCACGACGTCGTGGCGCACCACGTGGCCTCGATGGTGCTGCGGGTCGGCGTGGCCCGGCACGTGCTGCCGGATCTGGATCCCCGGGTGAGCGAGGTGTTCGACGACGTGCACGGCACCGGGACGGCGGCCCTGACCGACCTGCGCCGCCTGGTCGCGGTGCTGCGCGACCCCGACGGGGTGCGCGACGCCGCGCTCACCGCGATCGAGCCGTCGGCGGTGCCGGCGGCCCTGGACGCGGCGGTGGACCGGGCCCGCCAGGCCGGCGTCACCGTGGAGGCCGACGTCGACCCGGCGGTCGGGTCGCTCGACGCGGTGCGGGGCCAGGCGGTCCTGCGCCTGACCCAGGAGGCGCTGACGAACGTGGCCAAGCACGCGGGCACCACGGCCCGGGCCCGGCTGACCGTGGCCGTGGTCGACGGGTCGGTCCACTGGGAGGTGTCGGACGACGGGCGGGATGCGGCCCCGGCCGCGGTGCCGGCCGGCGGCGGCCACGGTCTCACCGGGATGCGGGAGCGGGTCGAGGTGCTCGGCGGGCGGCTGGAGGCCGGCCCCACCGGCGCGGGCTGGCGGGTCCGGACCGTCCTGCCGGCCGGGAGTCCGGCACCGCCCGGCTCACCGGCCCGCCCCGCGGAGCCCGCGGCACCCCGCCCGCGTCCGGCCGGCCCGCACACGCCGGAGCCCGCGTGA
- a CDS encoding RraA family protein, with protein sequence MSIDRAELSRRFAALTTAHVADACLRAGVPVRCAPAGVRPVLADGRLAGRVLPARHVGSVDIFLEAIDRAAPGDVLVVDNDGRTDEACVGDLVVLEARAAGLAGLVVWGLHRDTVDIRAVGLPVFSLGATPSGPQRLDPRPVEALASAQVGPWTVDAGDVALADEDGVLFVPAGRVGELFDLAESIRDTERRQADRIRAGEPLRAQVGFGAYLAGRAENPALTFREHLRAVGGAIEE encoded by the coding sequence ATGAGCATCGATCGAGCGGAGCTGTCCCGCCGGTTCGCCGCGCTGACCACCGCCCATGTCGCGGACGCCTGCCTGCGAGCCGGCGTTCCGGTGCGCTGCGCCCCGGCCGGCGTCCGGCCGGTGCTGGCCGACGGCCGGCTGGCCGGCCGGGTGCTGCCGGCACGGCACGTCGGCAGCGTCGACATCTTCCTGGAGGCCATCGACCGGGCCGCCCCCGGCGACGTGCTGGTGGTGGACAACGACGGGCGCACCGACGAGGCGTGCGTGGGCGACCTCGTGGTGCTGGAGGCGCGGGCCGCCGGCCTGGCCGGCCTGGTGGTCTGGGGCCTGCACCGGGACACCGTCGACATCCGGGCCGTCGGGCTGCCGGTGTTCAGCCTGGGCGCCACCCCCAGCGGGCCGCAGCGGCTGGACCCGCGGCCGGTCGAGGCGCTGGCCTCCGCCCAAGTCGGGCCGTGGACGGTCGACGCCGGCGACGTGGCCCTGGCCGACGAGGACGGGGTGCTGTTCGTGCCGGCCGGCCGGGTGGGCGAGCTGTTCGACCTCGCGGAGTCCATCCGGGACACCGAGCGCCGGCAGGCCGACCGGATCCGGGCCGGCGAGCCGCTGCGCGCGCAGGTCGGGTTCGGGGCCTACCTGGCGGGCCGGGCGGAGAACCCGGCGCTGACCTTCCGGGAGCACCTGCGCGCGGTGGGCGGCGCCATCGAGGAGTGA
- a CDS encoding L,D-transpeptidase family protein has translation MLPASSHTSRHRRPASRAALGMALLVGLAGLAVPAAPAVAAPATAAATSPPAAAAGTLAAASRPLLRQGSRGTAVTTLQQRLTALRYDVGGVDGIFGPSTHHAVVAFQKVNGLVRDGIVGPRTWAALDRPVVPKPKYTHAGYSVEANLTRQVLYLAKGGTVVRILDASSGKASTPTPTGNWTMQRRIDGWRQSDLGLLWRPNYFYRGYAVHGATSVPAYPASHGCVRVPVPAMNRLWSTIGVGTPVHVYR, from the coding sequence ATGCTTCCCGCCTCGTCGCACACCAGTCGCCACCGCCGTCCCGCCTCGCGCGCCGCGCTCGGGATGGCCCTCCTCGTCGGGCTGGCCGGGCTGGCCGTACCGGCTGCCCCCGCCGTGGCCGCTCCGGCTACGGCCGCGGCCACTTCGCCCCCCGCCGCCGCGGCCGGGACGCTCGCCGCCGCGAGCCGGCCGCTCCTCCGCCAGGGTTCCCGGGGGACGGCGGTCACCACGCTCCAGCAGCGGCTCACCGCCCTGCGCTACGACGTGGGCGGCGTCGACGGCATCTTCGGGCCGTCGACGCACCACGCGGTCGTCGCCTTCCAGAAGGTCAACGGCCTGGTCCGGGACGGCATCGTGGGCCCGCGCACCTGGGCCGCGCTCGACCGGCCGGTCGTCCCGAAGCCGAAGTACACCCACGCCGGCTACTCGGTCGAGGCCAACCTCACCCGGCAGGTGCTCTACCTGGCCAAGGGCGGAACGGTGGTGCGCATCCTGGACGCCTCCAGCGGCAAGGCCAGCACCCCCACGCCCACCGGCAACTGGACGATGCAACGGCGCATCGACGGGTGGCGGCAGAGTGACCTCGGCCTGCTGTGGCGGCCGAACTACTTCTACCGCGGCTACGCCGTGCACGGCGCCACCTCGGTGCCCGCCTACCCGGCCAGCCACGGCTGCGTCCGGGTGCCGGTCCCGGCGATGAACCGGCTCTGGAGCACCATCGGCGTCGGCACCCCGGTGCACGTCTACCGCTGA
- a CDS encoding abscisic acid-deficient protein Aba4 family protein, with product MTGTLFTLTFAVAAPFWALLILAPRWSWTARIVGSPLIVAPVLLSYAVLVLPAPGRERPAVTPVPGRTA from the coding sequence GTGACCGGGACGCTGTTCACCCTGACGTTCGCGGTCGCCGCGCCGTTCTGGGCGCTGCTGATCCTGGCCCCGCGCTGGTCGTGGACGGCCCGGATCGTCGGCTCGCCGCTGATCGTGGCCCCGGTCCTGCTGAGCTACGCCGTCCTGGTGCTCCCGGCGCCCGGCCGGGAGCGGCCGGCCGTCACCCCGGTTCCCGGCCGCACCGCCTAG